Proteins co-encoded in one Waddlia chondrophila WSU 86-1044 genomic window:
- a CDS encoding HEAT repeat domain-containing protein produces the protein MGLSKLAAGCLLFLCSLVQAEPNRTLYLLRQGHFQSAIENYEQHVFETGKHDYQILQQIGLTLIELGWKCSDPEIKLLSLFGAGISAHDQAQHLLEDAIRANDPRFQLAALNFLSKNYTDDSSRFLNLAMKSDFLPIRLEAVFHMAQKQHPKTAYQIESLMQKVPPEVLPLFPQLLGASGDRDSMIMLRRLMSHPLLAVRLEAILSAARAGRDDLLPEIRGISSHHQIEEQEAAAVAIGLLKDEESVKRLTELKQSKAKNVQIASLQALYRMGREDAALPLIEMARQGNLFAISVLSELNQSENTLYELCCTEDLNIRINAALSLLERRDPRCLQTLLELFLRDPRDLALSQTHSAGKGLAAYKIVPSAQQNFESTPLLYEQTLNLKEAALQKTLELPEKDFFAFARLLFDTRQNDLIPALTHLLEECRSPGAVEILKTYREQIGAPLIRYWCNLALYRMKEEGPYTPTLKFWVKEYQFHDMIQFRPMLPWKMRSANASQYQLTPQETSRLLVETYESLVQLQDEEGIALILEAIKSGNRKNRYALAGLLIRAAN, from the coding sequence ATGGGACTATCTAAGTTAGCGGCTGGATGTCTGCTGTTCCTCTGCTCTCTGGTTCAAGCTGAGCCTAACCGCACCCTTTACCTGCTTCGCCAGGGACACTTCCAGTCTGCAATCGAAAACTATGAACAACACGTCTTTGAAACAGGCAAGCATGATTACCAAATCCTTCAGCAAATAGGATTAACGCTCATCGAGCTTGGTTGGAAATGCAGTGATCCTGAAATCAAACTCCTGTCATTATTCGGCGCGGGGATCAGCGCACATGATCAGGCGCAGCATCTTCTCGAAGATGCCATCAGAGCAAACGATCCAAGATTTCAACTTGCCGCCCTTAACTTTCTTTCTAAAAATTATACCGACGATTCCTCCAGGTTTCTCAATTTAGCGATGAAATCAGATTTTCTTCCCATTCGGCTCGAAGCTGTTTTTCATATGGCTCAAAAGCAGCACCCTAAAACCGCGTATCAAATTGAATCCTTGATGCAAAAAGTGCCTCCGGAAGTGCTGCCCCTTTTTCCTCAGCTTCTGGGAGCTTCAGGAGATAGAGACTCAATGATCATGTTGAGAAGGTTGATGAGCCACCCGCTTCTTGCCGTTCGTCTTGAAGCAATCCTTAGCGCTGCCAGAGCCGGCAGGGACGACCTTCTCCCGGAAATCAGAGGAATTTCTTCGCATCATCAAATAGAAGAACAGGAAGCGGCAGCTGTTGCAATCGGCTTACTCAAAGATGAAGAATCCGTCAAACGATTAACTGAGTTGAAACAGTCAAAAGCCAAGAATGTGCAAATCGCATCGCTGCAAGCTTTGTATCGCATGGGAAGAGAAGATGCCGCTCTTCCTTTGATTGAAATGGCCAGGCAAGGAAACCTTTTTGCCATTTCGGTTTTGAGTGAACTGAACCAATCAGAAAATACTCTTTACGAACTTTGCTGCACCGAAGATTTAAACATCAGAATCAATGCCGCCCTCTCCTTGCTGGAAAGGCGCGACCCGCGCTGCCTGCAAACACTGCTAGAGCTTTTCCTTCGCGATCCCCGCGATCTGGCGTTGTCGCAAACCCATTCCGCAGGCAAAGGATTAGCTGCATACAAAATCGTTCCCTCTGCGCAGCAAAATTTCGAATCCACCCCCCTGCTTTATGAACAGACCCTAAATCTAAAAGAAGCAGCTCTTCAAAAAACACTCGAGCTTCCGGAAAAAGATTTTTTTGCGTTTGCCCGCCTTCTTTTCGATACGCGGCAAAACGACTTGATCCCTGCGCTAACGCATCTTTTGGAAGAGTGCCGTTCGCCAGGCGCCGTTGAAATTCTAAAGACGTACCGAGAACAAATAGGGGCTCCCCTGATTAGATATTGGTGCAATTTAGCCTTATACCGCATGAAAGAGGAAGGGCCTTATACACCTACATTAAAATTCTGGGTTAAAGAGTATCAATTCCACGACATGATCCAATTTCGTCCAATGCTTCCTTGGAAAATGCGTTCGGCTAACGCTTCGCAATATCAACTGACGCCGCAAGAGACTTCAAGGCTGCTAGTTGAAACATATGAATCATTGGTTCAACTCCAGGATGAAGAAGGCATTGCATTAATTCTGGAAGCCATCAAAAGCGGAAACAGAAAAAATCGCTACGCACTTGCAGGGCTTTTGATACGAGCGGCAAATTAA